The following coding sequences lie in one Arabidopsis thaliana chromosome 3, partial sequence genomic window:
- a CDS encoding beta-1,4-N-acetylglucosaminyltransferase family protein (beta-1,4-N-acetylglucosaminyltransferase family protein; FUNCTIONS IN: transferase activity, transferring glycosyl groups, acetylglucosaminyltransferase activity; INVOLVED IN: protein amino acid N-linked glycosylation; LOCATED IN: membrane; EXPRESSED IN: 24 plant structures; EXPRESSED DURING: 15 growth stages; CONTAINS InterPro DOMAIN/s: Glycosyl transferase, family 17 (InterPro:IPR006813); BEST Arabidopsis thaliana protein match is: beta-1,4-N-acetylglucosaminyltransferase family protein (TAIR:AT5G14480.1); Has 1196 Blast hits to 1196 proteins in 92 species: Archae - 0; Bacteria - 43; Metazoa - 59; Fungi - 34; Plants - 126; Viruses - 4; Other Eukaryotes - 930 (source: NCBI BLink).), translating into MSDGYINSKKTDDICEDVCGQGSKAAKTISRLKCVLKGFDLRTYLFLFVLMPFGILAIYLHGQKFTYFFRPLWESPPKPFQTIPHYYNENVTMESLCSLHGWGIRDSPRRVFDAVLFSNEKDLLTVRWNELYPYVTQFVILESNSTFTGLPKPLVFKSNKDQFKFVEPRLTYGTIGGRFRKGENPFVEEAYQRVALDQLLRIAGIQEDDLLIMSDVDEIPSAHTINLLRWCDDIPPVLHLQLKNYLYSFEYYVDSKSWRASIHRYSPGKTRYAHFRQSNVMLADSGWHCSFCFRYISEFIFKMKAYSHSDRVRFSHYLNPRRIQDVICKGTDLFDMLPEEYTFKEIIGKMGPVPRSYSAVHLPSYLLYNAEQYKYLLPGNCIREKQTGFI; encoded by the exons ATGTCCGATGGATACATCAATTCGAAGAAGACTGATGATATTTGCGAAGATGTTTGTGGACAG gGATCAAAAGCAGCAAAAACAATCTCAAGGCTAAAATGTGTGCTTAAAGGTTTTGATTTAAGAACATACTTGTTCCTCTTTGTGTTGATGCCATTTGGTATCTTAGCAATTTATCTACACGGCCAAAAGTTCACTTATTTCTTTAGACCTCTTTGGGAATCACCTCCGAAGCCATTTCAAACCATTCCTCATTACTATAATGAGAATGTTACTATGGAATCTCTCTGTAGTCTTCATGGTTGGGGAATTAGAGACTCGCCCAGACGGGTTTTCGACGCGGTTTTGTTTAGTAATGAGAAAGATCTTTTAACTGTTAGATGGAATGAGCTTTATCCTTACGTGACACAGTTTGTGATTCTTGAATCTAATTCTACGTTTACTGGTTTGCCTAAACCATTGGTGTTTAAGAGTAATAAGGATCAGTTTAAGTTTGTGGAGCCGCGGCTAACTTATGGGACGATTGGTGGACGGTTTAGGAAAGGCGAGAATCCGTTTGTCGAAGAAGCGTATCAGCGAGTTGCGTTGGATCAGTTGCTTAGGATTGCTGGTattcaagaagatgatttgtTGATAATGTCTGATGTTGATGAGATTCCTAGTGCTCATACTATCAATCTTTTGAGATGGTGTGATGATATTCCTCCAGTTCTTCACCTTCAGTTGAAGAATTATTTGTATTCTTTCGAATACTATGTCGATAGCAAGAGCTGGAGAGCGTCTATACACCGTTACAGTCCAGGGAAAACGCGGTATGCTCATTTCCGTCAGAGTAATGTTATGTTAGCTGATTCTGGATGGCATTGTAGCTTCTGTTTCCGTTATATAAGTGAGTTTATATTCAAGATGAAAGCTTATAGTCATTCAGACCGTGTCAGATTCTCTCATTACCTGAATCCAAGGAGGATTCAAGATGTTATTTGCAAAGGAACTGATTTGTTTGATATGTTACCTGAAGAATACACATTCAAGGAGATTATAGGCAAAATGGGACCTGTACCTCGGTCTTATTCAGCGGTTCATCTTCCTTCGTACCTACTGTATAACGCCGAGCAGTACAAATACTTGTTGCCTGGTAATTGCATAAGAGAAAAACAGACAGGGTTTATATGA
- a CDS encoding RNA-binding CRS1 / YhbY (CRM) domain protein, with the protein MFVSRSLSRHCWRTCKWSLFSLLQSDSCVRNLVSSSNPVTSIGNSSEGNSNSFQPLMNQVFKGWSRGMSTSRGRSMRSKVESRMRKESGKTLREIRRAKKLKKKLMTDEERLIYNLKRAKKKVALLLQKLKKYDLPELPSPVHDPELFTSEQVQAFKKIGFKNKNYVPVGVRGVFGGVVQNMHMHWKFHETVQVCCDNFPKEKIKEMASMIARLSGGVVINIHNVKTIIMFRGRNYRQPKNLIPVNTLTKRKALFKARFEQALESQKLNIKKTEQQLRRMGVNPEDPVAMASIHRVASTFFNAIDKKEGTPYVFHGDKQSERGTSVDNREESEPGDEDSDQEELDRFIAEIEEAADKEWEEEEAAEQEESGRIRYWNREEFAGRSRTPELRSYGDASHGFRRNDRDTHSQRRPNDSDDDDDDGELDSEDDEIPKRFDRARSSNTNTRRPREDFKRRSPDPRPRPRAQVRSDDDVLSDLDNTMWDSEDEEDAPPANYISSSDDDEDENRTVSASSSKQSRFRNNSSRDGINNSKSKSGKQRDEDWDSD; encoded by the exons ATGTTTGTCTCTAGGAGTCTCTCGAGACACTGCTGGAGGACTTGTAAATggtctttattttctctcctCCAATCCGATTCCTGTGTTAG GAATCTGGTTTCGTCATCGAATCCGGTTACGAGCATTGGTAACTCAAGTGAAGGTAATTCGAATTCGTTTCAGCCGTTGATGAATCAAGTGTTTAAAGGATGGTCTCGAGGTATGTCAACATCGAGAGGAAGGAGTATGAGGAGCAAAGTTGAGAGTAGAATGCGTAAAGAGTCTGGTAAGACGTTAAGAGAGATTAGGAGAgcgaagaagttgaagaagaaactcatgACTGATGAAGAAAGGCTCATTTACAATCTCAAAAGG gcgaagaagaaagttgcGCTTTTGTTGCAAAAGCTCAAGAAGTATGATCTTCCTGAGCTGCCATCTCCGGTGCATGATCCCGAGCTTTTCACATCCGAGCAGGTTCAAGCGTTCAAGAAAATCGGTTTCAAGAATAAAAACTATGTTCCTGTTGGTGTTCGTGGAGTCTTTGGAGGAGTGGTACAAAATATGCATATGCACTGGAAGTTTCATGAGACTGTGCAAGTTTGTTGTGATAACTTCCCTAAGGAAAAGATTAAAGAGATGGCGAGCATGATAGCGAGACTGAGTGGCGGGGTAGTCATTAACATACATAATGTAAAAACTATTATTATGTTCCGTGGTAGAAACTACCGGCAGCCCAAGAACCTAATCCCTGTCAACACCCTTACCAAACGGAAG GCTTTATTCAAAGCAAGATTCGAACAAGCGCTTGAATCTCAGAAGCTGaacataaagaaaacagaacagcAGCTACGGAGAATGGGTGTTAACCCTGAAGATCCGGTTGCAATGGCTAGCATCCACAGAGTGGCCTCGACATTTTTCAATGCAATCGACAAAAAGGAAGGAACACCGTATGTCTTCCATGGAGATAAACAATCAGAACGAGGCACTAGTGTTGACAATAGAGAAGAATCTGAACCGGGCGATGAAGATAGTGACCAGGAGGAGCTAGACAGATTCATAGCTGAGATAGAAGAAGCAGCAGACAAGGAGtgggaggaagaggaagctgcagagcaagaagaatctggtaGGATAAGGTATTGGAACCGAGAAGAGTTTGCAGGAAGAAGCAGAACTCCTGAATTGCGTAGTTATGGAGATGCAAGTCATGGCTTTAGAAGAAATGATAGGGATACACATAGCCAGAGGAGACCCAAcgatagtgatgatgatgacgatgacgGTGAATTGGATTCTGAGGATGATGAAATTCCAAAGAGATTTGATAGAGCAAGatcatcaaacacaaacaccAGAAGGCCAAGAGAGGATTTTAAGAGAAGAAGCCCCGATCCTAGACCTCGACCTCGAGCTCAAGTGAGGAGTGATGACGATGTATTGAGTGATCTTGATAACACAATGTGGGAttcagaagatgaagaagatgcacCACCGGCTAATTATATTTCGAGTAGTGATGATGACGAGGATGAAAACAGAACAGTATCAGCATCATCATCTAAACAATCGAGATTCAGGAACAATAGTTCAAGAGATGGTATCAACAATTCAAAGAGTAAGAGTGGAAAACAGAGGGATGAGGATTGGGATAGTGATTAG
- a CDS encoding RNA-binding CRS1 / YhbY (CRM) domain protein (RNA-binding CRS1 / YhbY (CRM) domain protein; FUNCTIONS IN: RNA binding; EXPRESSED IN: 17 plant structures; EXPRESSED DURING: 6 growth stages; CONTAINS InterPro DOMAIN/s: RNA-binding, CRM domain (InterPro:IPR001890); BEST Arabidopsis thaliana protein match is: RNA-binding CRS1 / YhbY (CRM) domain protein (TAIR:AT2G28480.1); Has 9740 Blast hits to 5375 proteins in 499 species: Archae - 16; Bacteria - 3620; Metazoa - 2600; Fungi - 970; Plants - 681; Viruses - 92; Other Eukaryotes - 1761 (source: NCBI BLink).), whose amino-acid sequence MNQVFKGWSRGMSTSRGRSMRSKVESRMRKESGKTLREIRRAKKLKKKLMTDEERLIYNLKRAKKKVALLLQKLKKYDLPELPSPVHDPELFTSEQVQAFKKIGFKNKNYVPVGVRGVFGGVVQNMHMHWKFHETVQVCCDNFPKEKIKEMASMIARLSGGVVINIHNVKTIIMFRGRNYRQPKNLIPVNTLTKRKALFKARFEQALESQKLNIKKTEQQLRRMGVNPEDPVAMASIHRVASTFFNAIDKKEGTPYVFHGDKQSERGTSVDNREESEPGDEDSDQEELDRFIAEIEEAADKEWEEEEAAEQEESGRIRYWNREEFAGRSRTPELRSYGDASHGFRRNDRDTHSQRRPNDSDDDDDDGELDSEDDEIPKRFDRARSSNTNTRRPREDFKRRSPDPRPRPRAQVRSDDDVLSDLDNTMWDSEDEEDAPPANYISSSDDDEDENRTVSASSSKQSRFRNNSSRDGINNSKSKSGKQRDEDWDSD is encoded by the exons ATGAATCAAGTGTTTAAAGGATGGTCTCGAGGTATGTCAACATCGAGAGGAAGGAGTATGAGGAGCAAAGTTGAGAGTAGAATGCGTAAAGAGTCTGGTAAGACGTTAAGAGAGATTAGGAGAgcgaagaagttgaagaagaaactcatgACTGATGAAGAAAGGCTCATTTACAATCTCAAAAGG gcgaagaagaaagttgcGCTTTTGTTGCAAAAGCTCAAGAAGTATGATCTTCCTGAGCTGCCATCTCCGGTGCATGATCCCGAGCTTTTCACATCCGAGCAGGTTCAAGCGTTCAAGAAAATCGGTTTCAAGAATAAAAACTATGTTCCTGTTGGTGTTCGTGGAGTCTTTGGAGGAGTGGTACAAAATATGCATATGCACTGGAAGTTTCATGAGACTGTGCAAGTTTGTTGTGATAACTTCCCTAAGGAAAAGATTAAAGAGATGGCGAGCATGATAGCGAGACTGAGTGGCGGGGTAGTCATTAACATACATAATGTAAAAACTATTATTATGTTCCGTGGTAGAAACTACCGGCAGCCCAAGAACCTAATCCCTGTCAACACCCTTACCAAACGGAAG GCTTTATTCAAAGCAAGATTCGAACAAGCGCTTGAATCTCAGAAGCTGaacataaagaaaacagaacagcAGCTACGGAGAATGGGTGTTAACCCTGAAGATCCGGTTGCAATGGCTAGCATCCACAGAGTGGCCTCGACATTTTTCAATGCAATCGACAAAAAGGAAGGAACACCGTATGTCTTCCATGGAGATAAACAATCAGAACGAGGCACTAGTGTTGACAATAGAGAAGAATCTGAACCGGGCGATGAAGATAGTGACCAGGAGGAGCTAGACAGATTCATAGCTGAGATAGAAGAAGCAGCAGACAAGGAGtgggaggaagaggaagctgcagagcaagaagaatctggtaGGATAAGGTATTGGAACCGAGAAGAGTTTGCAGGAAGAAGCAGAACTCCTGAATTGCGTAGTTATGGAGATGCAAGTCATGGCTTTAGAAGAAATGATAGGGATACACATAGCCAGAGGAGACCCAAcgatagtgatgatgatgacgatgacgGTGAATTGGATTCTGAGGATGATGAAATTCCAAAGAGATTTGATAGAGCAAGatcatcaaacacaaacaccAGAAGGCCAAGAGAGGATTTTAAGAGAAGAAGCCCCGATCCTAGACCTCGACCTCGAGCTCAAGTGAGGAGTGATGACGATGTATTGAGTGATCTTGATAACACAATGTGGGAttcagaagatgaagaagatgcacCACCGGCTAATTATATTTCGAGTAGTGATGATGACGAGGATGAAAACAGAACAGTATCAGCATCATCATCTAAACAATCGAGATTCAGGAACAATAGTTCAAGAGATGGTATCAACAATTCAAAGAGTAAGAGTGGAAAACAGAGGGATGAGGATTGGGATAGTGATTAG
- the ATN1 gene encoding Protein kinase superfamily protein (ATN1; FUNCTIONS IN: protein serine/threonine/tyrosine kinase activity, protein serine/threonine kinase activity, protein tyrosine kinase activity, kinase activity; INVOLVED IN: protein amino acid phosphorylation; LOCATED IN: mitochondrion; EXPRESSED IN: 22 plant structures; EXPRESSED DURING: 13 growth stages; CONTAINS InterPro DOMAIN/s: Protein kinase, ATP binding site (InterPro:IPR017441), Protein kinase, catalytic domain (InterPro:IPR000719), Serine/threonine-protein kinase, ATN1-like (InterPro:IPR015784), Serine-threonine/tyrosine-protein kinase (InterPro:IPR001245), Protein kinase-like domain (InterPro:IPR011009), Serine/threonine-protein kinase, active site (InterPro:IPR008271); BEST Arabidopsis thaliana protein match is: Protein kinase superfamily protein (TAIR:AT5G40540.1); Has 126902 Blast hits to 125519 proteins in 4868 species: Archae - 154; Bacteria - 14147; Metazoa - 47911; Fungi - 11907; Plants - 32573; Viruses - 495; Other Eukaryotes - 19715 (source: NCBI BLink).) — protein sequence MGSASGFYSNEEFELDPKWLVDPRHLFVGPKIGEGAHAKVYEGKYRNQTVAIKIIKRGESPEEIAKRDNRFAREIAMLSKVQHKNLVKFIGACKEPMMVIVTELLLGGTLRKYLVSLRPKRLDIRLAVGFALDIARAMECLHSHGIIHRDLKPENLILSADHKTVKLADFGLAREESLTEMMTAETGTYRWMAPELYSTVTLRQGEKKHYNHKVDAYSFAIVLWELILNKLPFEGMSNLQAAYAAAFKNLRPSAEDLPGDLEMIVTSCWKEDPNERPNFTEIIQMLLRYLTTVSAPQIIPPPNRRVFSSENIVLSPESPGTCSLMSVRDGDVSRQTVNTADSSEKQTKGSFFSCCS from the exons ATGGGATCTGCAAGTGGGTTTTACTCGAACGAAGAGTTTGAATTGGATCCTAAATGGCTTGTTGATCCTCGTCATCTCTTTGTTGGTCCTAAGATCGGTGAAGGTGCTCATGCCAAAGTTTATGAGGGAAA gtaTAGAAACCAAACAGTGGCGATTAAGATTATTAAAAGAGGAGAGTCCCCTGAAGAGATTGCTAAACGAGATAACCGGTTTGCGAGAGAGATTGCTATGTTGTCTAAAGTCCAGCACAAGAATTTAGTCAag TTCATTGGAGCGTGCAAAGAACCCATGATGGTTATAGTTACTGAGCTTCTACTAGGCGGTACATTGCGTAAATATCTAGTCAGCTTACGGCCAAAGCGTTTAGACATTCGTTTGGCTGTTGGTTTTGCTCTTGACATTGCTCGTGCAATGGAATGTTTACATTCCCACGGTATCATTCACCGCGATCTTAAACCAG AGAATTTGATCTTATCAGCGGATCATAAGACAGTGAAACTCGCTGATTTCGGTTTAGCTAGAGAAGAATCATTAACCGAGATGATGACCGCAGAGACTGGTACATACCGATGGATGGCCCCCGAG CTCTACAGTACGGTTACGTTAAGGcaaggagagaagaaacacTATAATCATAAAGTAGATGCTTACAGCTTTGCCATTGTCTTGTGGGAACTTATTCTCAACAAGTTACCATTTGAAGGCATGTCAAATCTACAAGCAGCATATGCTGCTGCATTCAAG AACTTGAGGCCAAGTGCAGAGGATTTACCAGGAGACTTAGAGATGATTGTAACTTCATGCTGGAAAGAAGATCCTAACGAACGGCCAAATTTCACAGAGATAATTCAAATGCTCCTCCGTTACCTCACCACTGTTTCGGCACCACAGATCATTCCTCCACCGAATCGACGAGTCTTCTCATCAGAAAACATAGTTTTATCACCGGAATCTCCCGGAACTTGCTCTCTGATGTCTGTCAGAGACGGAGACGTTTCTCGTCAGACCGTTAACACTGCTGATTCATcggagaaacaaacaaaaggaagCTTCTTCTCCTGCTGCTCATAG
- a CDS encoding Sucrase/ferredoxin-like family protein has product MAEEVAENVNAVPVSEDELYGFKRSEMYSGTLAGSVGPYGRHVFLCYKSHETWLPRVETEGLPQRFAKLFKDRKADFAVETKLTVCGGGGESDGDVLIFPEMVRYKAIQDTDVDAFVEDVLVKGKTWTSGIQEELTGSFVFVCAHGSRDKRCGVCGPVLMEKFEQEISSRGLSDKIFVLPCSHIGGHKYAGNLIVFSPDSAGNVSGHWYGYVTPDDVPAMLDQHIAKGEIIQNLSRGQMRLRPEGEEAEKEDEHKIPNGNSVMVEEREPVEQKGFTGGCCQGANGVSCCQEQAAEPVKKEGCMKLNWLKSMGKEEVLLGAAVVSAVATVAVAYSIYRRSG; this is encoded by the exons ATGGCGGAAGAAGTAGCAGAGAACGTTAACGCAGTCCCGGTTTCGGAAGACGAGCTTTACGGATTTAAACGATCGGAGATGTACAGTGGTACTCTCGCCGGTTCCGTTGGTCCGTACGGTCGTCATGTTTTCCTTTGTTACAAGAGTCATGAGACTTGGCTTCCTCGTGTTGAAACTGAAGGACTTCCTCAGCGTTTCGCGAAGTTGTTTAAGGATCGTAAAGCTGATTTCGCTGTTGAG acgAAGCTTACGGtgtgtggtggtggtggtgaatCTGATGGAGATGTGTTGATTTTCCCGGAGATGGTTAGATACAA GGCGATTCAGGACACAGATGTGGATGCTTTTGTGGAAGATGTGCTTGTGAAAGGAAAAACATGGACTTCTGGGATTCAGGAAGAGTTGACTGGTTCCTTTGTGTTTGTGTGCGCTCATGGTAGCCGAGACAAGAGATGTGGTGTTTGTGGACCAGTTCTTATGGAGAAGTTCGAGCAGGAGATAAGTTCACGTGGACTTTCAGacaaaatctttgttttgccGTGTTCTCATATCGGTGGGCACAAGTATGCTGGAAATTTGATTGTCTTCAGCCCTGATTCAGCTGGAAATGTTTCTGGCCATTG GTATGGCTATGTGACTCCTGATGACGTGCCTGCAATGCTTGATCAGCATATTGCAAAAGGAGAAATCATTCAAAACCTTTCCAG AGGCCAGATGAGACTAAGACCCGAGGGTGAGGAAGCTGAGAAAGAGGATGAGCATAAAATCCCAAACGGAAACAGTGTAATGGTGGAAGAACGCGAACCTGTGGAGCAGAAAGGGTTCACAGGAGGTTGTTGCCAAGGTGCAAACGGAGTTTCATGTTGCCAAGAACAAGCTGCAGAGCCAGTCAAGAAAGAAGGATGCATGAAGCTAAACTGGTTGAAATCGATGGGGAAAGAAGAGGTTCTCTTGGGAGCAGCAGTAGTTTCAGCTGTCGCAACCGTTGCCGTGGCTTACAGCATTTACAGAAGGTCAGGTTAA
- a CDS encoding Sucrase/ferredoxin-like family protein (Sucrase/ferredoxin-like family protein; FUNCTIONS IN: molecular_function unknown; INVOLVED IN: biological_process unknown; LOCATED IN: endomembrane system; EXPRESSED IN: 22 plant structures; EXPRESSED DURING: 13 growth stages; CONTAINS InterPro DOMAIN/s: Thioredoxin fold (InterPro:IPR012335), Sucraseferredoxin-like (InterPro:IPR009737), Thioredoxin-like fold (InterPro:IPR012336); BEST Arabidopsis thaliana protein match is: Sucrase/ferredoxin-like family protein (TAIR:AT5G40510.1); Has 487 Blast hits to 487 proteins in 162 species: Archae - 6; Bacteria - 90; Metazoa - 0; Fungi - 283; Plants - 71; Viruses - 0; Other Eukaryotes - 37 (source: NCBI BLink).), producing the protein MITKFTSPFRLIRFFNSLSSSSSICFCETLDFGVRKKTSMAEEVAENVNAVPVSEDELYGFKRSEMYSGTLAGSVGPYGRHVFLCYKSHETWLPRVETEGLPQRFAKLFKDRKADFAVETKLTVCGGGGESDGDVLIFPEMVRYKAIQDTDVDAFVEDVLVKGKTWTSGIQEELTGSFVFVCAHGSRDKRCGVCGPVLMEKFEQEISSRGLSDKIFVLPCSHIGGHKYAGNLIVFSPDSAGNVSGHWYGYVTPDDVPAMLDQHIAKGEIIQNLSRGQMRLRPEGEEAEKEDEHKIPNGNSVMVEEREPVEQKGFTGGCCQGANGVSCCQEQAAEPVKKEGCMKLNWLKSMGKEEVLLGAAVVSAVATVAVAYSIYRRSG; encoded by the exons atgataACGAAATTTACATCTCCATTTCGATTGATTCGCTTCttcaactctctctcttcttcttcttctatttgcTTCtgtgaaaccctagattttgGTGTGAGGAAGAAGACTTCAATGGCGGAAGAAGTAGCAGAGAACGTTAACGCAGTCCCGGTTTCGGAAGACGAGCTTTACGGATTTAAACGATCGGAGATGTACAGTGGTACTCTCGCCGGTTCCGTTGGTCCGTACGGTCGTCATGTTTTCCTTTGTTACAAGAGTCATGAGACTTGGCTTCCTCGTGTTGAAACTGAAGGACTTCCTCAGCGTTTCGCGAAGTTGTTTAAGGATCGTAAAGCTGATTTCGCTGTTGAG acgAAGCTTACGGtgtgtggtggtggtggtgaatCTGATGGAGATGTGTTGATTTTCCCGGAGATGGTTAGATACAA GGCGATTCAGGACACAGATGTGGATGCTTTTGTGGAAGATGTGCTTGTGAAAGGAAAAACATGGACTTCTGGGATTCAGGAAGAGTTGACTGGTTCCTTTGTGTTTGTGTGCGCTCATGGTAGCCGAGACAAGAGATGTGGTGTTTGTGGACCAGTTCTTATGGAGAAGTTCGAGCAGGAGATAAGTTCACGTGGACTTTCAGacaaaatctttgttttgccGTGTTCTCATATCGGTGGGCACAAGTATGCTGGAAATTTGATTGTCTTCAGCCCTGATTCAGCTGGAAATGTTTCTGGCCATTG GTATGGCTATGTGACTCCTGATGACGTGCCTGCAATGCTTGATCAGCATATTGCAAAAGGAGAAATCATTCAAAACCTTTCCAG AGGCCAGATGAGACTAAGACCCGAGGGTGAGGAAGCTGAGAAAGAGGATGAGCATAAAATCCCAAACGGAAACAGTGTAATGGTGGAAGAACGCGAACCTGTGGAGCAGAAAGGGTTCACAGGAGGTTGTTGCCAAGGTGCAAACGGAGTTTCATGTTGCCAAGAACAAGCTGCAGAGCCAGTCAAGAAAGAAGGATGCATGAAGCTAAACTGGTTGAAATCGATGGGGAAAGAAGAGGTTCTCTTGGGAGCAGCAGTAGTTTCAGCTGTCGCAACCGTTGCCGTGGCTTACAGCATTTACAGAAGGTCAGGTTAA